From a region of the Seleniivibrio woodruffii genome:
- the rpsO gene encoding 30S ribosomal protein S15, protein MTKERKTEVIAGNKTHESDTGSPEVQIALLTERITYLTEHFKSNPKDHHSRRGLLLLVGRRRKLLDYVKKKDYMRYKGIIEALGIRK, encoded by the coding sequence ATGACTAAAGAACGTAAAACGGAAGTTATCGCAGGTAACAAAACCCACGAAAGCGATACAGGTTCTCCCGAAGTGCAGATTGCTCTTCTGACAGAAAGAATCACTTATCTGACAGAACACTTTAAAAGCAACCCCAAAGACCACCACTCAAGAAGAGGCCTTCTTCTTCTCGTTGGTCGCCGTAGAAAGCTTCTCGATTATGTAAAAAAGAAAGATTACATGAGATACAAAGGCATCATCGAAGCTCTCGGAATCAGGAAGTAA
- the truB gene encoding tRNA pseudouridine(55) synthase TruB: MDGVVNIYKEKGISSFAVVRAVRRIFNTKKCGHTGTLDPLAEGVLPVCLGYATKLADYMMAMDKEYVAQFRLGEARDSYDTDGEITAENRDIQPSKEEVEAVLKGFIGEVELTVPAYSAVKINGVRAYDLARKGEIEDAGSRIMSIKDIELMDYSYPDGLFRMKCEKGTYVRSVIHEAGLKLGTYGVMSGLIRTINGRFTQAAAYKLGDLEKMKEEGRLNEAVIPVDKALEWPKAIIREEAVKLVKNGVSVKRHNYQTVPDSESRYAFLAAQNGELLAFAEKGSLADQPYVIVKLLV; the protein is encoded by the coding sequence ATGGATGGCGTTGTAAATATCTACAAAGAAAAAGGTATTTCATCATTTGCCGTTGTGAGGGCAGTTCGCAGAATCTTCAACACGAAGAAATGCGGCCACACAGGCACCCTTGACCCGCTGGCGGAAGGAGTTCTTCCCGTCTGTCTGGGTTACGCCACCAAACTTGCAGATTACATGATGGCCATGGACAAGGAATACGTTGCTCAGTTTCGTCTGGGCGAGGCCAGAGACAGCTATGACACCGACGGCGAGATAACCGCCGAAAACCGTGACATACAGCCTTCCAAAGAGGAGGTTGAAGCAGTTCTCAAGGGCTTCATAGGCGAAGTGGAGCTTACTGTTCCGGCTTACTCCGCAGTCAAGATAAACGGTGTCCGTGCCTATGACCTTGCCAGAAAGGGCGAGATAGAGGATGCCGGAAGCAGAATAATGTCCATAAAGGATATCGAACTGATGGACTACAGCTATCCCGACGGGCTTTTCCGCATGAAGTGCGAGAAGGGCACATACGTCAGAAGCGTTATCCACGAGGCAGGGCTTAAGCTGGGAACCTACGGAGTTATGAGCGGACTTATCCGCACCATAAACGGAAGATTCACTCAGGCGGCTGCCTATAAACTGGGCGACCTTGAGAAGATGAAGGAGGAGGGCAGGCTTAACGAAGCTGTCATCCCCGTTGACAAGGCTCTTGAGTGGCCGAAGGCGATCATTCGTGAAGAGGCTGTCAAGCTGGTTAAAAACGGTGTGTCGGTCAAAAGACACAACTACCAGACAGTGCCCGATTCTGAGAGCAGATATGCTTTTCTGGCGGCACAGAACGGAGAACTGCTGGCTTTTGCCGAAAAGGGAAGCCTTGCAGACCAGCCCTATGTAATAGTGAAATTACTGGTTTAG
- the rbfA gene encoding 30S ribosome-binding factor RbfA, whose product MRDRRVAELLRSEIANVIQNGVKDPKVKDVVITGVEISKDLSSARVFFSTYNKSAKEGIEKGLNRSAGFIKHCIVKGLTIKKVPDLRFIYDDSSDYGHKIDEVLKTINPEQ is encoded by the coding sequence GTGAGAGACAGAAGAGTAGCGGAGCTTTTACGCTCAGAGATAGCAAACGTGATTCAGAACGGAGTCAAAGACCCTAAGGTTAAAGACGTTGTTATCACCGGTGTGGAAATTTCCAAAGACCTGTCCAGCGCCAGAGTATTTTTCAGCACTTACAACAAAAGTGCTAAAGAAGGTATTGAGAAAGGGCTCAACCGATCCGCAGGGTTCATCAAACACTGCATCGTTAAGGGTCTCACCATCAAAAAAGTACCCGACCTCCGCTTCATCTACGATGACTCATCCGATTACGGCCACAAGATTGACGAAGTTTTAAAGACCATCAATCCTGAGCAGTAA
- the infB gene encoding translation initiation factor IF-2, producing MGQGENDAVRKISKQELMERKNKLANNIRSVDEIRENHKEETVEHVAEERVTAAPAAPVQEEVRTVKPEPQVQAPAAPAEPAARQEQPQRPPREERPQQERPQYERSNERPQGDRPQYNRDGQQGDRPQYNRDNRPQGDRPQYNRDSSPRPQGDRPPYQGGDRPQYNRDNRPQGDRPQYNRDGSQRPQGDRPPYQGGDRPQGDRPPYRPQGDRPQYNRDGSQRPPYQGGDRPQGDRPPYRPQGDRPQYNRDGSRPPYQGGDRPAYNRDGSQRPPYQGGDRPQYNRDGNRPPYQGGDRPPYNRDGNRPQGDRPPYRPQGGGAGRGPGEEKSIAELAEKKKVIREKPKTEVVETKKVKAKAVVGKKDKNIHKGVDEGIELFELEKQILSSDGTPVVEKVEETEEAPKEKRPDNRNNRRPMKKHKGRREEKQEPVIIRPSSVQIGENIVVSEFAKLIGVKATEVIRKLIGLGVMASVNQAVDADTATLLAAEYGIDVKVKFLTEEDLIPKHEDKDEDLVPRPPIVTVMGHVDHGKTSLLDRIRSTAVAEGEAGGITQHIGAYEVKLEHGTITFLDTPGHEAFTTLRARGASVTDVVILVVAADDGVMPQTKEAIDHAKAAGVKLIVAINKIDKENANPDMVRTQLADHGVISEDWGGDTQFQEISAKQNLNVDALLERVLLEAELLELKGNPKAPAEGIVIESKLDKQKGPVATVLINRGTLNKGDNFVVGTEYGKVRAMFNYKGAAIKEAGLSVPVEIMGFSGVPESGDRFIVTADEKSAKAIAEFRTDEKRKNTLAEKSAVSLADIFNRIKEGKLKELNIVLKADVQGSLEALKSSLIKLSNPEIKINIISSGVGGISENDIILATASSAIIIGFNVRPGQQAKAKAEQEGVELNLYSVIYKAIDDVKQAMEGMLDPSRKEEILGRAEVRQVFSVPKIGKIAGSYVTEGKVARNASVRVIRDSIVIYDGKLHSLKRFKDDAKEVAQGYECGIGVEKYNDIKEGDVFEFYIMVEEKRTLEDVRRDADAKEKEESSNN from the coding sequence ATGGGGCAGGGTGAAAACGATGCAGTCAGAAAGATTTCCAAACAAGAGCTCATGGAACGTAAGAATAAACTTGCGAATAACATTCGCAGTGTTGATGAAATAAGAGAAAACCATAAAGAAGAGACTGTTGAGCATGTTGCTGAAGAGAGAGTGACAGCCGCTCCCGCAGCACCTGTTCAGGAAGAGGTCAGAACCGTTAAGCCCGAACCTCAGGTTCAGGCGCCTGCGGCTCCTGCTGAACCCGCTGCAAGACAGGAACAGCCCCAGAGACCTCCCAGAGAGGAACGCCCCCAGCAGGAAAGACCTCAGTACGAGCGTTCTAATGAGCGTCCTCAGGGCGACAGACCCCAGTATAACCGTGACGGTCAGCAGGGTGACAGACCTCAGTACAACAGAGACAACCGTCCTCAGGGCGACAGACCTCAGTACAACCGTGACAGCAGCCCGAGACCTCAGGGTGACAGGCCTCCCTATCAGGGCGGTGACAGACCCCAGTACAACAGAGACAACCGTCCCCAGGGCGACAGACCTCAGTATAACCGTGACGGCAGCCAGAGACCTCAGGGCGACAGACCTCCCTATCAGGGCGGAGACAGACCCCAGGGCGACAGACCGCCTTACCGTCCTCAGGGCGACAGACCTCAATATAACCGTGACGGAAGCCAGAGACCTCCCTATCAGGGCGGTGACAGACCCCAAGGCGACAGACCGCCTTACCGTCCTCAGGGCGACAGACCTCAGTATAACCGCGACGGCAGCAGACCTCCCTATCAGGGCGGCGACAGACCCGCTTATAACCGTGACGGCAGTCAGAGACCTCCCTATCAGGGCGGCGACAGACCCCAGTATAACCGTGACGGCAACAGACCCCCTTATCAGGGCGGTGACAGACCTCCCTATAACCGTGACGGCAACAGACCCCAGGGCGACAGACCGCCTTACCGTCCTCAGGGCGGCGGCGCAGGCCGTGGACCCGGCGAGGAGAAATCCATAGCCGAACTGGCAGAAAAGAAAAAGGTTATCCGTGAAAAACCCAAAACTGAAGTGGTTGAGACCAAGAAGGTTAAAGCCAAAGCAGTTGTGGGCAAAAAGGACAAGAATATACATAAGGGTGTGGATGAAGGTATTGAGCTTTTCGAACTTGAAAAGCAGATACTCTCTTCCGACGGCACGCCTGTCGTTGAGAAGGTAGAAGAAACTGAAGAGGCACCCAAAGAGAAAAGACCCGATAACAGAAACAACCGCAGACCTATGAAAAAGCACAAAGGCAGGAGAGAGGAGAAGCAGGAACCTGTAATTATCCGTCCTTCCAGTGTTCAGATAGGCGAGAACATTGTTGTTTCCGAATTCGCAAAACTCATAGGCGTCAAGGCTACAGAGGTTATCAGAAAACTCATCGGTCTTGGTGTAATGGCGAGCGTTAATCAGGCAGTGGACGCCGATACGGCAACTCTGCTTGCGGCTGAATACGGCATAGATGTTAAAGTGAAGTTCCTCACCGAGGAAGACCTTATCCCCAAACATGAGGATAAGGACGAAGATCTCGTTCCCAGACCCCCCATCGTTACCGTTATGGGTCACGTTGACCACGGTAAAACATCGCTTCTGGACAGAATCAGAAGCACTGCGGTGGCTGAAGGCGAGGCCGGCGGTATCACACAGCACATCGGTGCGTATGAGGTTAAGCTGGAGCACGGAACCATCACATTCCTCGACACACCCGGTCACGAGGCGTTCACAACTCTTCGTGCCAGAGGAGCCAGCGTTACCGACGTTGTTATCCTTGTTGTTGCGGCAGACGACGGTGTTATGCCCCAGACAAAAGAAGCTATCGACCACGCAAAAGCGGCGGGCGTTAAACTTATCGTTGCTATCAACAAGATAGACAAAGAGAACGCCAACCCTGATATGGTTCGTACTCAGCTCGCAGACCACGGAGTAATCTCCGAGGACTGGGGCGGCGATACGCAGTTTCAGGAGATTTCGGCCAAGCAGAACCTCAACGTTGACGCACTGCTTGAAAGAGTCCTCCTTGAGGCGGAACTGCTTGAGCTTAAAGGCAACCCCAAAGCTCCCGCAGAAGGTATCGTAATCGAATCGAAACTTGACAAACAGAAAGGCCCCGTTGCCACAGTTCTTATCAACAGAGGTACGCTGAATAAAGGCGATAACTTCGTTGTCGGCACTGAATATGGCAAGGTAAGGGCTATGTTCAACTATAAAGGAGCGGCCATCAAGGAAGCGGGACTCTCTGTTCCTGTTGAGATTATGGGCTTCTCCGGCGTTCCGGAATCGGGCGACAGATTCATCGTTACAGCCGATGAAAAATCAGCGAAAGCCATCGCCGAGTTCCGTACTGATGAGAAACGCAAGAACACTCTGGCTGAGAAATCGGCTGTCAGCCTTGCGGATATCTTCAATAGAATTAAAGAGGGCAAGCTGAAAGAGCTTAACATAGTTCTTAAAGCCGACGTTCAGGGTTCACTTGAAGCTCTGAAATCCTCTCTGATAAAACTGTCCAACCCCGAGATCAAGATCAACATCATCTCAAGCGGCGTGGGCGGTATCTCGGAGAACGACATCATCCTTGCCACAGCGTCCAGCGCAATCATAATCGGCTTCAACGTCCGCCCCGGACAGCAGGCGAAAGCCAAGGCCGAACAGGAAGGCGTGGAACTGAACCTGTATTCTGTCATCTATAAAGCTATAGACGACGTTAAGCAGGCGATGGAAGGTATGCTTGACCCCAGCCGCAAAGAGGAGATCCTCGGCCGTGCGGAAGTCCGTCAGGTGTTCTCAGTTCCGAAGATCGGCAAGATCGCAGGTTCTTACGTTACAGAGGGCAAGGTGGCCAGAAACGCCAGCGTCAGGGTCATCAGGGATTCCATCGTTATCTACGACGGAAAGCTCCACTCTCTTAAACGTTTCAAAGACGATGCGAAAGAGGTTGCACAGGGCTACGAGTGCGGTATCGGTGTTGAGAAATACAACGATATCAAAGAGGGAGACGTTTTCGAATTCTACATCATGGTAGAAGAGAAGAGAACTCTGGAAGACGTCCGCAGAGATGCCGACGCTAAAGAAAAAGAAGAGAGCAGCAACAATTAA
- a CDS encoding YlxR family protein, translating into MKRVIRTCVSCGVKREKTELIRFVYSDEPQEDAKGNRQGRGAYVCDNEKCREIGLNRKKLTRSLLSNQLRRTR; encoded by the coding sequence ATGAAAAGGGTTATAAGAACCTGCGTGTCCTGCGGGGTTAAGAGGGAGAAAACGGAGCTTATCCGCTTTGTTTATTCCGATGAACCGCAAGAGGATGCAAAAGGGAACAGGCAGGGGCGCGGAGCCTATGTCTGCGATAATGAGAAATGCAGAGAAATCGGGCTGAACAGGAAGAAGCTGACAAGATCTCTGCTAAGCAACCAACTAAGACGTACCCGCTAA
- the nusA gene encoding transcription termination factor NusA → MSKELTKVVDELGREKGISRDILCDALREAILAAVARKIGKLLEPDVVVDIDRGIIEILLPKEVCEGVDEKWTEIYIDDAQQYKENAQLGDVIMVPTTLEELGRQAALVAKQKLFEKIREAEKQVVLDQFQDRVGDVVNGVVLKTDRDNLIINIGKTEAVLPKREMINGDFYNRGDYVRALLLDIKIVKGWPQLILSRTHPQFLKKLFEVEIPEVYEGIIDVKAVSREPGDRAKVAVYTMNSSIDPVGACIGLKGVRINAISNELRGEKIDVIEWSPDPIKFVCNAISPAEVVLTNVFEDEDTIEIVVPDDQLSLAIGKKGQNVRLAAKLSEWRLDVLKESEYAEIRKERMQDQEQELKEFYEIYNLENLSVLSADEVGKLIEAGLDDIEKLSNASPHEVADAVSKGEDEAVNIINAAIDFLASKFEDMDSEEN, encoded by the coding sequence ATGAGCAAGGAACTTACTAAAGTTGTCGATGAACTGGGCAGAGAGAAGGGCATATCCAGAGATATCCTTTGCGATGCGCTTAGAGAAGCTATTCTGGCTGCCGTTGCAAGAAAGATCGGCAAGCTCCTTGAACCCGACGTTGTAGTTGACATAGACAGAGGCATCATAGAGATTCTGCTTCCCAAAGAGGTCTGCGAAGGCGTGGACGAGAAGTGGACGGAAATATATATAGACGATGCTCAGCAATATAAAGAGAACGCTCAGCTCGGCGATGTTATCATGGTTCCCACAACCCTTGAGGAACTGGGACGTCAGGCCGCACTGGTTGCCAAGCAGAAACTTTTTGAAAAGATCCGTGAGGCTGAAAAACAGGTTGTTCTCGACCAGTTTCAGGACAGAGTGGGTGATGTTGTTAACGGTGTCGTTCTTAAGACCGACAGAGACAACCTCATCATAAACATAGGCAAGACCGAAGCCGTTCTCCCGAAAAGAGAGATGATCAATGGTGATTTCTATAACAGAGGCGACTATGTCCGTGCGCTTCTTCTGGATATCAAAATTGTGAAGGGCTGGCCTCAGCTTATCCTTTCCAGAACTCATCCCCAGTTCCTTAAGAAACTGTTCGAGGTTGAGATTCCCGAAGTTTACGAAGGAATCATAGATGTTAAGGCCGTTTCCAGAGAACCCGGAGATAGAGCGAAAGTTGCGGTTTACACAATGAACAGCAGCATCGACCCTGTGGGCGCATGTATCGGTCTTAAAGGTGTGCGTATCAACGCCATCAGCAACGAGCTGAGAGGCGAAAAGATAGATGTTATCGAATGGTCTCCGGACCCCATCAAGTTTGTGTGCAACGCAATATCTCCTGCGGAAGTTGTGCTGACCAACGTGTTTGAGGACGAAGACACAATCGAAATCGTTGTTCCCGACGATCAGCTTTCTCTGGCAATCGGTAAGAAAGGCCAGAACGTAAGGCTTGCGGCCAAACTCTCCGAGTGGAGACTGGACGTTCTGAAGGAATCAGAGTATGCAGAGATAAGAAAAGAGCGTATGCAGGATCAGGAGCAGGAGCTTAAAGAGTTTTATGAAATATACAACCTTGAGAACCTGTCCGTACTCTCTGCCGATGAAGTTGGAAAACTCATCGAGGCAGGACTTGACGACATAGAAAAACTTTCAAACGCCAGCCCCCATGAGGTTGCTGATGCTGTAAGCAAGGGTGAGGACGAAGCCGTTAACATTATCAACGCCGCAATCGACTTCCTTGCAAGCAAGTTTGAAGATATGGACTCAGAGGAGAACTAG
- the rimP gene encoding ribosome maturation factor RimP — protein sequence MKNPVSKTILDKIRPQIESIVKSKSYELFDITLRSEPEGKVLRITIDNDSGTGIEDCSEISRLVSAYLDSDESLIPYANYMLEVSTPGLMRPLRTETEFKRFAGRKCKVVTKTKDESGRSNYTGVIKNAENGVVDLFVEKENKIFKLSIENISKANLEIEF from the coding sequence ATGAAGAACCCTGTAAGCAAAACCATTCTTGATAAGATAAGACCTCAGATCGAATCTATCGTCAAAAGCAAGAGCTATGAGCTCTTTGATATTACGCTTCGGAGCGAACCCGAAGGCAAAGTCCTCAGAATAACCATCGACAATGACAGCGGGACGGGGATTGAAGACTGCTCTGAAATCAGCAGGCTGGTATCGGCTTATCTGGATTCGGATGAGTCCCTCATTCCTTATGCCAACTATATGCTGGAAGTCTCCACACCGGGGCTTATGCGCCCTCTGCGGACAGAGACCGAGTTCAAAAGGTTTGCCGGACGCAAATGTAAAGTGGTTACAAAAACAAAGGATGAATCCGGCAGATCAAACTACACAGGCGTTATTAAAAATGCCGAAAACGGTGTTGTTGATCTGTTCGTTGAGAAAGAGAATAAAATTTTTAAACTGAGTATAGAAAACATTTCCAAGGCCAATCTGGAGATTGAGTTTTAG
- a CDS encoding PHP domain-containing protein: MEYSVGSFDLHMHSSHSSDGVLSPAQILTIVRTRGISTFSITDHNTLAACNEMKWNKGRYGSKTLFINGVELSTFHGDREIHVCAYGFNESCHTLLGILETFKRNRDLQTQMRVEKLQDMGFILDYEELHKSSGGKTPSGVTFLTELSKHKENAEKLYDYLEGEKSLSPFTNFYFDYFVKGGKAWVDVRMLDYYETIEKLKDKAVLCIAHPGLYKDREIEELITDGISCIEAYSTYHSSEQVQKYLDIARKHNLLVTAGSDFHGDRIKPGIHIGGHGCTDSSVIDPFIERVVDLKYGFYFI; the protein is encoded by the coding sequence TTGGAATATTCGGTAGGCAGTTTTGATCTGCATATGCATTCAAGCCACAGTTCCGACGGTGTCCTCTCTCCCGCCCAGATACTGACCATCGTCCGGACAAGGGGCATCAGCACATTTTCCATAACCGATCACAACACATTGGCCGCTTGCAACGAAATGAAATGGAACAAGGGCAGATACGGCTCTAAGACCTTATTCATTAACGGTGTTGAGCTGTCTACCTTCCATGGCGACAGGGAGATACACGTCTGCGCATACGGATTTAACGAAAGCTGCCACACTCTGCTGGGTATTCTGGAAACTTTCAAGCGCAATCGGGATCTTCAGACGCAAATGCGTGTGGAAAAACTTCAGGATATGGGTTTTATTCTGGACTACGAAGAGCTGCATAAATCATCCGGCGGGAAGACACCCTCAGGGGTCACTTTCCTTACGGAGCTCTCGAAGCATAAGGAGAACGCAGAAAAGCTTTACGACTATCTTGAAGGCGAAAAATCTCTTTCACCGTTCACAAACTTCTATTTCGACTATTTTGTGAAGGGCGGAAAGGCCTGGGTTGACGTCCGCATGCTGGATTATTACGAAACAATAGAAAAGCTGAAGGACAAAGCGGTTCTCTGTATTGCCCATCCGGGACTTTATAAGGACAGGGAGATAGAGGAACTGATCACCGACGGCATTTCATGCATAGAGGCATACAGCACCTATCACAGCTCCGAACAGGTTCAGAAATACCTCGATATAGCCAGAAAGCACAACCTCCTCGTAACGGCCGGAAGCGACTTTCACGGCGACCGCATCAAGCCCGGAATCCACATCGGCGGACACGGCTGCACCGACAGTTCCGTTATAGATCCGTTCATTGAAAGGGTGGTTGATCTGAAATACGGCTTCTATTTCATCTGA
- a CDS encoding indolepyruvate oxidoreductase subunit beta, producing MKLDILMVGVGGQGTVLSSNIVCDVALAAGYDVKKSEIHGMAQRGGSVVTHIRIGETVSSPTIPLKSADIVVSFERMEFLRYSEYISDNTTLILNTQMIFPPSVADGAAEYPQDKVDSVKSKFSKVYEIDAISKAIELGNQKIAGMVVLGILAKAVPFGKEAWEQAVKDRVPPKTIDLNLKAFNTGYNL from the coding sequence ATGAAACTGGATATACTTATGGTCGGTGTCGGCGGACAGGGCACGGTTCTTTCCAGCAACATTGTGTGTGATGTGGCTCTGGCGGCAGGTTACGACGTTAAAAAAAGCGAAATCCACGGTATGGCTCAGAGGGGCGGAAGCGTTGTTACGCATATCCGCATAGGCGAAACTGTCTCCTCGCCCACCATTCCGCTCAAAAGTGCTGATATAGTAGTTTCATTTGAAAGAATGGAATTTTTGAGATATTCTGAGTATATTTCGGATAACACTACGCTTATTCTGAATACTCAGATGATATTCCCGCCCTCTGTTGCGGACGGTGCGGCTGAATATCCTCAGGATAAGGTTGATTCGGTGAAATCGAAATTCAGCAAAGTGTATGAAATCGACGCTATTTCAAAGGCTATTGAGCTGGGCAACCAGAAGATAGCCGGTATGGTGGTTCTCGGTATTCTGGCAAAGGCTGTTCCCTTCGGCAAAGAGGCATGGGAACAGGCTGTTAAAGACCGTGTACCGCCGAAGACAATAGACCTGAACCTTAAAGCGTTTAATACTGGATACAATCTATAA
- the iorA gene encoding indolepyruvate ferredoxin oxidoreductase subunit alpha, with translation MKKVLSGNEAFARAAYEAGAGVVSSYPGTPSTEITENVAQYREIYTEWATNEKVSLEVAIGASLGGKRAMSCMKHVGLNVAADPLMTLSYTGVNAGLVIIVADDPNMYSSQNEQDSRHFARFGKVPMFEPCDSQEAKQFTKDGFAISEEFCTPVLVRSTTRISHVQTIVELEDRVEAPKFAPENNIPKWVMIPANARKRHRFVENRMELLTELAEGDKYNKITMNDKSIGVVCSGVAYTYVKEALPNASILKLDLAWPLPMKKIAKFAASVDKLYVVEELDKFYETEIRAAGVKVEDLDRDICGELSVDAVRKMFGLPCAEADVDTTLPFRPPSMCPGCSHRGIFYAINRLKLFVTGDIGCYTLGLLPPLQAINTTVCMGASIGMAHGLDKAADDMSRKSVAVIGDSTFLHTGINSLINTVYNQGHSTVIILDNTITGMTGHQANAGSGKDIHGNALPYKIDFAAICKAVGVKEENIRVIDPFDIANAMEVLKEETSKPEPSVIITNKPCIFADRTVIEQPYFIHEDKCSGCRICTKLGCPAILWNAEKRIAVIDENLCTGCHLCIKVCKFGAIEQRSK, from the coding sequence ATGAAGAAGGTTTTAAGCGGAAACGAGGCTTTTGCACGTGCGGCCTATGAGGCAGGAGCAGGGGTTGTCAGTTCATACCCCGGAACCCCCAGCACGGAGATAACAGAGAACGTAGCTCAGTACAGAGAGATATATACCGAGTGGGCGACAAACGAAAAGGTCAGTCTTGAGGTGGCTATCGGAGCCAGCCTTGGCGGAAAGCGTGCCATGTCCTGCATGAAGCACGTCGGCCTTAACGTTGCGGCTGACCCCCTCATGACACTGTCATACACAGGTGTAAACGCCGGACTTGTCATTATAGTTGCGGACGACCCAAATATGTACAGCTCTCAGAACGAGCAGGACAGCAGACATTTTGCCCGTTTCGGCAAAGTGCCCATGTTCGAACCCTGCGACAGTCAGGAGGCGAAGCAGTTCACCAAAGACGGTTTCGCAATTTCCGAAGAGTTCTGCACCCCCGTACTGGTTCGCTCAACCACCAGAATCTCACACGTTCAGACCATCGTTGAACTGGAAGACAGGGTTGAAGCTCCCAAATTTGCGCCGGAAAACAATATCCCCAAATGGGTTATGATCCCCGCAAACGCCAGAAAAAGACACAGATTCGTTGAGAACAGAATGGAGCTTCTCACCGAACTTGCCGAAGGCGACAAATATAACAAAATAACCATGAACGACAAGAGTATAGGTGTAGTATGCTCAGGTGTTGCTTACACTTATGTAAAGGAAGCACTGCCCAACGCATCCATCCTGAAACTCGACCTCGCATGGCCGCTCCCCATGAAGAAAATTGCTAAATTCGCCGCATCCGTTGATAAGCTGTATGTGGTTGAAGAGCTTGATAAATTTTATGAAACAGAGATCAGAGCCGCAGGTGTCAAGGTTGAAGACCTTGACAGGGACATCTGCGGAGAGCTTTCTGTTGATGCGGTGCGCAAAATGTTCGGACTGCCCTGCGCAGAGGCGGACGTGGACACCACGCTCCCTTTCCGCCCGCCCAGCATGTGCCCCGGCTGTTCCCACAGAGGCATATTCTATGCCATCAACAGGCTTAAGCTGTTTGTAACAGGCGATATCGGCTGCTACACACTGGGTCTTCTGCCGCCCCTTCAGGCAATCAACACCACAGTATGCATGGGCGCAAGCATCGGTATGGCGCATGGTCTGGACAAGGCCGCTGACGATATGTCACGCAAGTCCGTAGCCGTTATCGGCGACTCGACCTTCCTGCACACAGGTATCAACTCGCTGATAAACACTGTATATAATCAGGGTCACTCCACGGTCATCATCCTTGACAACACCATCACAGGCATGACAGGCCATCAGGCAAACGCAGGCTCAGGAAAAGACATCCACGGCAACGCTCTGCCCTATAAAATAGACTTTGCGGCCATCTGCAAGGCTGTGGGCGTTAAAGAGGAGAATATCCGTGTGATAGACCCCTTTGATATCGCAAATGCTATGGAAGTTCTGAAAGAAGAGACCAGCAAACCCGAACCCAGCGTGATCATCACCAATAAACCATGCATATTCGCCGACAGAACAGTCATCGAACAGCCTTACTTCATCCATGAGGATAAGTGCAGCGGATGCCGCATATGCACAAAACTCGGCTGTCCCGCAATTCTCTGGAATGCTGAGAAACGCATCGCCGTTATCGATGAGAACCTCTGCACCGGATGCCATCTGTGCATCAAGGTCTGCAAATTCGGCGCAATCGAGCAAAGGAGCAAATGA